One genomic segment of Arachis duranensis cultivar V14167 chromosome 4, aradu.V14167.gnm2.J7QH, whole genome shotgun sequence includes these proteins:
- the LOC107466741 gene encoding protein FAR1-RELATED SEQUENCE 5-like, giving the protein MEFANSDEACRFYEQYSRAKGFAMRQGKKMKNRKGEIVRYTYLCNREGFRHRKWLQMQDRKREHKVVTRCGCQAEMRIKRKADSTSWYVCRFVDEHNHDLLPAKFVSYLPAYRKISDVDVAHIESLRQVGISIPKIYESIAAQAGGFNLVSFTKRDMYNVVRRQRAMHCGDVNAALRYFNSCARADENMYWQYQVGDEQQMCDLFWSNGCSQHDYKIFGDVLAFDATYGRNKYNLPVIVFSGVNHHNQTCVFDVAMVSSETQAAYVWVLGRFLECMGGKSPKVVITDGDRAMRLAIQEVFPEAHHRLCAWHLLKNATVNVCKPRFTTLLRNCMLADVEVEEFERQWDAMMDECGVWEVEWVKDLYAKKMSWATAYIRGCFYAGLRTTSRCESLHAKMGRFVEKRYGILEFVTNFQRCVDFLRNNEEELDFRSLYGSPVLQTQFPELEKSGALNYTKEIFVRFRDALKRSVRITIVECNKLEDRTVYVTQKYRRPQFQWTVAHHFREDSFFCSCLRFESFGLPCVHILAVLVQLDIGCLPKSIVLKRWSKTAKVELEGSSLMNEEGDANAVYKVRMGAFLQHCKRLARVACIRENDFKSSLEKIVEETVFLEMKNGVGTAGRCSVDGAEEGVRDPVTVQSEGTGRGQEPFGCRGRKRRKCSTCGVVGHRRTHCPSGPPSQPTCSQDPTEDIVAGDEDQSQRGSKTVRVIASPLTDNYSPAGGVHVVGK; this is encoded by the exons ATGGAGTTCGCTAACTCGGATGAGGCGTGTCGTTTCTATGAGCAATACAGTCGAGCAAAGGGTTTTGCCATGCGACAagggaagaaaatgaagaatagGAAGGGTGAAATTGTTCGCTACACGTACCTGTGCAATAGAGAAGGATTTAGACACAGAAAATGGCTTCAGATGCAAGATCGAAAGAGGGAGCACAAGGTTGTAACCCGCTGCGGGTGTCAGGCTGAGATGAGGATAAAGCGGAAAGCCGATAGCACCAGTTGGTATGTGTGTCGTTTTGTGGATGAGCATAACCACGACCTTCTTCCAGCAAAGTTTGTGTCATACCTACCAGCTTACAGGAAAATATCAGATGTTGATGTAGCCCACATCGAAAGTTTGAGGCAAGTTGGgatttcaattccaaaaatttatgAGTCTATTGCTGCCCAGGCGGGGGGGTTTAACCTAGTTTCATTCACGAAGAGAGATATGTATAATGTGGTTAGGCGGCAACGTGCAATGCACTGCGGCGATGTGAATGCCGCATTACGGTATTTCAATTCTTGTGCAAGGGCAGATGAGAACATGTATTGGCAATACCAGGTTGGGGATGAGCAACAAATGTGTGATCTGTTTTGGAGTAACGGCTGTAGTCAACATGATTACAAAATATTTGGTGATGTTTTGGCATTTGATGCGACGTATGGGCGAAACAAGTATAATCTGCCGGTGATTGTGTTTTCTGGGGTGAACCACCACAACCAAACATGTGTCTTCGACGTAGCCATGGTGTCTTCTGAAACACAAGCGGCATATGTGTGGGTGTTGGGAAGGTTTTTGGAGTGCATGGGAGGGAAATCGCCTAAGGTAGTTATTACTGATGGGGATAGAGCAATGCGgcttgccattcaggaagtgtTTCCAGAGGCTCATCACAGGCTTTGTGCATGGCACCTACTGAAAAATGCAACTGTGAATGTGTGTAAGCCTCGCTTCACAACTCTGCTTAGAAATTGCATGCTAGCTGATGTTGAGGTTGAGGAGTTTGAGAGGCAATGGGATGCAATGATGGATGAATGTGGGGTGTGGGAAGTAGAATGGGTAAAGGATTTATATGCTAAGAAGATGTCATGGGCAACGGCGTACATACGTGGATGCTTTTATGCTGGGCTGAGGACAACATCTCGGTGTGAGTCACTGCATGCAAAAATGGGGAGGTTTGTGGAAAAGCGATACGGAATCTTGGAGTTTGTGACGAACTTCCAACGGTGTGTTGATTTCCTAAGGAATAATGAGGAGGAGCTTGACTTTAGGTCATTGTATGGGAGCCCCGTGCTCCAAACTCAGTTTCCAGAGCTAGAGAAGTCTGGTGCATTGAACTACACAAAGGAAATATTTGTGCGTTTTAGAGATGCCCTGAAGAGAAGCGTGCGGATTACTATTGTAGAGTGCAACAAATTGGAAGATCGGACGGTTTATGTGACACAGAAGTATCGTAGGCCACAATTCCAGTGGACTGTTGCCCACCATTTTCGAGAGGATTCCTTTTTTTGTAGTTGCCTGAGATTTGAGTCGTTCGGACTACCTTGTGTGCACATACTTGCGGTGTTGGTACAGTTGGACATAGGTTGTCTTCCAAAAAGCATAGTGTTGAAACGCTGGTCAAAGACTGCAAAAGTTGAGCTGGAGGGGTCTTCCCTCATGAACGAAGAGGGGGATGCGAATGCAGTATACAAGGTGCGAATGGGTGCTTTCCTACAGCATTGTAAACGGCTGGCAAGAGTTGCGTGTATACGAGAGAATGATTTCAAGAGTTCTTTGGAGAAGATAGTTGAAGAGACCGTTTTCTTGGAAATGAAGAATGGTGTTGGGACTGCCGGCAGGTGTAGCGTTGATGGCGCAGAAGAAGGAGTGCGCGATCCCGTGACGGTTCAGAGTGAGGGAACCGGGCGTGGACAAGAGCCTTTTGGGTGTCGGGGAAGAAAGCGGCGCAAGTGCAGCACCTGTGGTGTAGTTGGTCATCGCCGAACTCATTGCCCGAGCGGTCCACCAAGTCAGCCAACATGTAGCCAAGACCCGACAGAAGATATT GTGGCCGGCGATGAAGACCAAAGCCAAAGAGGTAGCAAGACCGTGCGTGTGATTGCAAGCCCGTTGACCGATAACTACAGTCCAGCAGGTGGAGTTCATGTTGTTGGGAAGTAA